In Zhaonella formicivorans, one DNA window encodes the following:
- a CDS encoding 2-oxoacid:acceptor oxidoreductase family protein → MLEKVILAGHGGQGVLFAGKLLAYAGMLAGKEVAWFPAYGPEMRGGTAYCTVVLSDSVIASPVVDEPDSALILNQASLEKFLPKIKSNGLLFANSSVVSNKNSRNDLFSYWIDAQTIAESIGNGKVTNLVMLGAYLQKKALLDWDAIIKGLSTLLRGKSEELFQLNLKALEQGKKLTM, encoded by the coding sequence ATGCTAGAAAAGGTGATTTTAGCCGGCCACGGAGGCCAGGGAGTTCTCTTTGCCGGTAAACTTTTGGCTTACGCAGGCATGTTAGCAGGTAAAGAAGTGGCATGGTTCCCTGCTTACGGCCCTGAAATGAGAGGCGGCACTGCTTACTGTACAGTTGTTCTTTCTGATAGCGTTATAGCTTCGCCAGTGGTTGACGAACCTGATAGTGCATTAATTTTAAACCAAGCTTCGCTGGAAAAATTTTTACCAAAAATTAAATCCAATGGCCTGCTTTTTGCAAATAGCTCTGTTGTAAGCAATAAGAATTCTCGGAATGATTTATTTAGTTATTGGATCGACGCCCAGACTATCGCTGAATCCATCGGAAATGGCAAGGTCACCAATTTGGTGATGTTAGGTGCTTATCTCCAGAAGAAAGCGCTGTTAGACTGGGATGCAATTATTAAGGGGTTGAGTACATTGCTAAGGGGGAAAAGCGAGGAGCTTTTCCAGCTAAACCTCAAAGCATTGGAGCAAGGCAAAAAATTGACTATGTGA
- the buk gene encoding butyrate kinase, which translates to MATINQLEQTNKYRILVINAGAASTKFAVFEDHEEVFTRKIEHSQSDLQSYIDINEQYCYRKNIILDTLQLAGIPMNAFDAIVARGGLLLPLEGGTYRINEKMAEHLKAGIQGQHASNLSGLIAYDLAKELKIPAFTVDPVSVDELEPVARISGLAELERKSLSHALNMKAVARKVAAEMGKNYNEVNFIVVHLGSGISVAPHQTGRMVDVNNPMSGGPFATDRCGGLPSAELAELCFSGKYTREQMLSKLYKEGGLYSYFGTKDVREVEKFAEQGNKKAELVLEAMAYQTAKEIGAMATVLQGKVDKIILTGGIAYSDFITSKIISRVNWIAPVVIKPGEEELCALAAGALRVLKGEERVKEYA; encoded by the coding sequence ATGGCAACTATAAACCAGCTTGAGCAGACTAACAAGTATCGGATACTGGTAATAAATGCGGGAGCAGCTTCCACCAAATTTGCAGTTTTTGAAGATCACGAAGAGGTTTTCACTCGTAAAATCGAGCATTCCCAAAGCGACTTGCAGTCCTATATCGATATCAACGAGCAATACTGTTATCGCAAAAACATTATTTTAGATACCTTGCAACTTGCTGGGATCCCAATGAATGCCTTTGATGCTATTGTGGCCAGAGGAGGGCTGCTGTTGCCCCTTGAGGGCGGGACCTATAGAATTAATGAAAAAATGGCAGAACACCTGAAAGCAGGCATTCAGGGTCAACATGCTTCAAATCTATCGGGCCTCATTGCTTATGACTTGGCAAAAGAATTAAAAATACCGGCATTTACAGTAGATCCTGTTTCGGTGGATGAGTTGGAACCCGTAGCTAGAATTTCCGGTTTGGCTGAATTGGAAAGAAAGAGCCTGTCGCATGCTCTGAACATGAAGGCAGTTGCTCGCAAAGTAGCTGCTGAAATGGGGAAAAATTATAATGAAGTGAATTTTATTGTAGTCCACCTGGGAAGCGGCATATCTGTTGCTCCCCACCAAACAGGCCGGATGGTAGATGTAAATAACCCAATGAGCGGAGGTCCTTTTGCTACTGATCGTTGCGGTGGACTACCTTCTGCGGAATTGGCAGAACTATGTTTTTCGGGTAAGTATACCCGGGAACAAATGCTCTCCAAGCTTTATAAAGAGGGTGGCCTCTATTCCTACTTTGGCACTAAAGATGTCCGAGAAGTGGAAAAATTTGCTGAGCAAGGAAATAAGAAGGCAGAGCTGGTTTTAGAGGCAATGGCTTATCAAACAGCCAAAGAGATAGGTGCCATGGCTACTGTGTTACAGGGAAAAGTGGACAAGATTATTTTAACAGGTGGCATCGCTTATTCCGACTTTATAACCTCGAAAATTATTAGCCGGGTTAATTGGATTGCTCCGGTTGTCATTAAGCCTGGAGAGGAAGAACTTTGTGCACTAGCAGCAGGTGCCCTGCGAGTGTTAAAAGGGGAAGAAAGGGTTAAAGAATATGCTTAA
- a CDS encoding amidohydrolase family protein, whose product MKCDILIKDCALMTPELNIVEGQAVAITDTKIAEIGPSTELTAKYGAETIISGKGKLLMPGLVDAHTHTCQQLLRGRTMDEYPMVWARILVPFESNLNEEDVYYSAQLSCLEMIKSGTTAFADSGGLHMPKVVEATVESGMRAAITRSTMDMGAFIPDSMKDTADTAIKKIEQLYDSYHGAGEGRISIWFAIRQVMTCSPELIRMVGEKAKEYQTGIHAHLAEHRDEVSFCLQKYQKRPAEYLDSLGVLGSNLLTAHNVALSESEVELLKERDVKIVHCPRSNFGNHGFPKTPRMVQLGMSIGIGSDGAAGASLSLFDEIRVFRSGIHAFWGIPIFDPVVLPAKELVKMVTLGGARALLLENEIGAIEVGKKADLILINIDQPHISPTHNLINTLVEAVTGNDVQDVIIDGKVVMKNREVLTIDEERVLYENKKRIKSIAAKAGI is encoded by the coding sequence ATGAAATGTGACATTTTGATTAAAGACTGTGCGCTGATGACACCCGAGCTGAATATTGTCGAGGGTCAAGCTGTAGCAATCACAGACACTAAAATTGCGGAGATTGGACCAAGCACAGAGTTAACTGCAAAATATGGAGCGGAAACCATTATTTCGGGCAAGGGCAAACTTCTTATGCCCGGCTTGGTAGATGCCCATACCCATACCTGTCAGCAGTTGCTTCGGGGCAGAACAATGGATGAATATCCCATGGTGTGGGCCCGGATCCTGGTTCCTTTTGAAAGTAATTTAAACGAAGAAGATGTATATTACAGCGCACAGCTTAGCTGTCTGGAAATGATTAAATCGGGAACCACTGCCTTTGCTGATTCAGGCGGCCTGCACATGCCTAAAGTTGTAGAGGCAACAGTCGAGTCAGGAATGAGGGCTGCAATTACCCGGTCTACGATGGATATGGGAGCTTTCATTCCCGATAGCATGAAGGATACTGCTGATACAGCTATAAAGAAAATTGAGCAGTTATATGATAGTTACCATGGTGCCGGTGAAGGCAGGATTAGCATTTGGTTTGCTATCAGGCAAGTGATGACATGTTCTCCGGAACTCATTCGGATGGTGGGCGAAAAAGCAAAGGAATACCAAACCGGTATCCATGCTCATCTGGCTGAACATCGGGACGAAGTCAGTTTTTGCCTACAGAAGTACCAAAAAAGGCCTGCTGAATACCTGGATTCCTTGGGCGTTTTAGGGTCCAACTTACTCACTGCCCATAATGTGGCTTTATCTGAGAGCGAAGTAGAATTGCTCAAAGAACGAGATGTAAAGATTGTCCATTGCCCGCGCAGCAACTTTGGAAATCATGGATTTCCCAAAACCCCGCGCATGGTACAATTAGGGATGTCCATAGGAATTGGAAGTGACGGGGCAGCCGGCGCAAGTTTAAGTTTATTTGATGAGATTAGGGTTTTTCGCTCGGGCATTCATGCTTTTTGGGGAATACCAATTTTTGACCCGGTAGTTCTTCCTGCCAAGGAATTAGTCAAAATGGTTACATTAGGTGGAGCCCGTGCGCTGCTTTTGGAAAATGAAATAGGGGCCATTGAGGTAGGGAAAAAAGCGGATCTTATTCTGATTAACATTGATCAGCCGCATATCAGTCCGACGCACAATCTGATAAACACCTTAGTGGAAGCCGTAACCGGTAATGATGTACAGGATGTGATCATTGACGGTAAAGTGGTGATGAAAAACAGAGAAGTGTTGACCATTGATGAGGAAAGAGTTTTATATGAAAACAAGAAAAGAATAAAATCAATAGCTGCAAAAGCCGGTATTTAG
- a CDS encoding cold shock domain-containing protein → MQGKVKWFNSEKGYGFIESREGGDVFVHYSAIQGNGFKTLEDGQSVKFDIVQGNRGPQAANVTVM, encoded by the coding sequence ATGCAAGGAAAAGTTAAATGGTTTAACTCCGAAAAAGGGTATGGATTTATTGAAAGCCGTGAGGGTGGAGATGTTTTCGTCCACTATTCCGCTATCCAGGGGAATGGTTTTAAAACACTGGAAGATGGTCAAAGTGTAAAATTTGATATAGTCCAGGGAAACCGGGGACCTCAAGCAGCTAATGTAACCGTTATGTAG
- a CDS encoding isochorismatase family protein: MKSLVYSTTNYAYSLGYEVIVIEDCFSSNAPEIQALNIRDMANMGATIISVADYLKLLPHVHRKRTGERIRH, from the coding sequence GTGAAGTCACTTGTATATTCTACAACAAACTATGCCTATTCTTTGGGTTACGAAGTTATTGTGATTGAAGATTGTTTCTCTTCCAATGCACCGGAAATTCAAGCGTTAAACATAAGAGATATGGCTAACATGGGTGCCACTATTATTAGCGTTGCAGATTATCTCAAGCTACTACCGCATGTACACCGTAAACGTACTGGAGAACGTATACGTCACTAA
- a CDS encoding DUF3100 domain-containing protein has protein sequence MASSNERTLLDRCKEEYRVYIVAFLIVIIAELIGTHKFKIGPGMMVIFPMFYGLIFGTLLGPKLLGFFKMEEVKAASPLVLVAITPFMAKLGILGGANLSKLVAVGPALVLQELGNLGTIFFALPVAIMLGLKREAVGATHSICRETNLGLITHVYGPDSEEMRGALSIYVIGYIIGTIYIGFLASLVASTQLFHPFALAMASGVGSGSMMAAASGVLANIYPQFSNDILMLAGASDMLSGLDGIYVGLFLALPIANKLYDWLEPKISPKKSLKVGVEK, from the coding sequence ATGGCAAGCTCAAATGAGCGTACTTTGCTAGACAGGTGTAAAGAAGAGTACAGGGTTTATATTGTGGCATTTTTGATTGTGATTATTGCGGAACTCATAGGTACTCACAAGTTTAAAATAGGACCGGGGATGATGGTAATTTTCCCCATGTTCTATGGTCTTATTTTCGGAACTCTTCTTGGCCCTAAGCTACTTGGCTTTTTCAAAATGGAGGAGGTAAAAGCGGCTTCTCCCCTTGTATTGGTGGCAATTACGCCTTTTATGGCAAAGTTGGGTATATTGGGGGGAGCAAACCTTTCGAAATTGGTAGCGGTAGGACCGGCTTTAGTGTTACAGGAATTAGGTAATTTAGGCACCATTTTTTTTGCTTTACCCGTGGCCATAATGTTAGGCCTAAAAAGGGAAGCTGTTGGAGCCACTCATTCTATCTGCAGGGAAACGAACCTTGGCTTAATTACTCACGTATATGGTCCAGATTCCGAGGAAATGAGGGGAGCTCTTTCCATCTATGTAATCGGTTATATTATTGGGACAATCTATATAGGTTTTTTAGCCAGTCTAGTGGCGTCTACGCAACTGTTCCATCCCTTTGCTCTTGCCATGGCCTCAGGTGTGGGCAGCGGTAGTATGATGGCAGCTGCCTCAGGGGTATTGGCTAATATTTATCCTCAATTTTCTAATGACATTCTAATGCTTGCCGGAGCCAGTGACATGCTATCCGGCCTGGATGGTATTTACGTAGGGCTTTTCCTTGCTTTGCCAATCGCCAATAAATTGTACGATTGGTTGGAGCCTAAAATAAGTCCAAAGAAAAGCTTAAAGGTAGGTGTTGAAAAGTGA
- a CDS encoding IclR family transcriptional regulator, with protein sequence MVSKKTAKLETGDRLLMLLECFTLSKPEWGVTELSEKLGLYKSVVHRMLVTLENRGFVSQNPVTKKYGLGLKVFELGMVVAGQMNLRNVAKPIMEELAKQTDETVILEVVDGFHGLCIEKVESSQSMKCTSQVGKRVPLHAGAPTKILMAYLPAEKIEQIIEQGLQKFTESTVTEPDILRNQLEEIRQKGYCISNGELDLGSLGIAFPIRNHEGKVIAAISVVGPEFRVADKINQFLLYCQSAAAAISQQLGGM encoded by the coding sequence ATGGTTTCGAAAAAGACTGCAAAGCTGGAAACAGGGGATAGGCTGCTGATGCTTTTGGAATGCTTTACTTTAAGCAAACCCGAATGGGGTGTTACAGAACTAAGTGAAAAATTGGGCTTATATAAGAGTGTAGTGCATCGCATGCTAGTAACTCTTGAAAATAGAGGTTTTGTTTCCCAAAATCCTGTTACAAAAAAATATGGGTTAGGTTTGAAGGTATTTGAATTAGGTATGGTTGTGGCCGGTCAAATGAATTTACGGAATGTTGCCAAACCTATTATGGAAGAACTTGCCAAACAAACTGATGAAACTGTTATTTTGGAAGTGGTAGATGGGTTTCATGGCTTGTGCATAGAGAAGGTGGAAAGCTCCCAAAGCATGAAATGTACTTCGCAAGTTGGCAAACGAGTGCCCCTTCATGCCGGTGCACCTACAAAAATATTAATGGCATATCTCCCCGCTGAAAAAATTGAACAGATTATCGAGCAAGGACTGCAAAAATTTACCGAGTCGACTGTTACGGAACCGGATATACTGCGGAATCAGCTGGAAGAAATTCGCCAAAAAGGTTACTGTATATCTAATGGTGAACTTGACCTTGGCTCCCTGGGGATAGCATTTCCAATCAGAAATCACGAAGGTAAGGTCATAGCAGCTATAAGTGTAGTTGGACCAGAGTTTAGAGTCGCGGACAAAATAAACCAGTTTCTGTTGTATTGCCAATCTGCTGCTGCTGCCATTTCGCAACAATTAGGGGGCATGTAG
- a CDS encoding thiamine pyrophosphate-dependent enzyme — protein sequence MSLALNLPEALTDKAFHYCPGCTHGIVHRLVAEVIDELGIRENTVGIASVGCSVLAYNYFNLDVVQAAHGRAPAVATGVKRVLPEQVVFTYQGDGDLASIGTAEIVHAAARGEKITVIFVNNSCYGMTGGQLAPTTLLGQKTTTSPLGRRENIDGYPLNIIEMLATLRAPAFLARTSVHKPSMVVRAKKVIRKAFETQINNEGFAMVEILSTCPVNWGLTPIQALKWLEEKMIPIYPLGEFKLPGRS from the coding sequence ATGTCTTTAGCATTAAATCTGCCCGAAGCCCTGACGGATAAGGCTTTTCATTATTGTCCGGGATGTACCCACGGCATTGTTCATCGTTTGGTAGCTGAAGTAATTGATGAACTGGGTATACGCGAAAATACTGTTGGCATTGCTTCCGTTGGCTGCTCAGTATTGGCCTATAATTACTTTAATCTGGACGTTGTTCAAGCGGCTCATGGCAGAGCACCCGCTGTAGCTACAGGTGTTAAGCGGGTACTTCCGGAGCAGGTTGTTTTCACGTACCAGGGAGACGGAGATTTGGCTTCTATTGGTACAGCAGAGATAGTACACGCAGCTGCCAGGGGAGAAAAGATTACAGTTATCTTCGTGAACAACTCTTGTTACGGGATGACGGGGGGGCAGCTTGCTCCAACAACGCTTTTAGGACAGAAAACAACTACTTCTCCGTTAGGAAGACGGGAGAACATAGATGGTTATCCTCTAAACATTATAGAGATGCTAGCTACCTTGCGTGCTCCGGCCTTTTTAGCCCGTACCTCGGTGCACAAGCCAAGCATGGTAGTTCGTGCTAAAAAGGTTATCCGTAAGGCGTTTGAGACACAAATAAATAATGAAGGTTTTGCTATGGTGGAAATTCTGTCTACCTGTCCGGTCAATTGGGGCCTTACCCCAATTCAGGCTCTAAAATGGCTGGAGGAAAAAATGATCCCCATTTACCCTTTAGGTGAGTTCAAGTTACCGGGGAGGAGTTGA
- a CDS encoding DEAD/DEAH box helicase — protein sequence MPTFYELNLSHPVLRAISSMGFEETTPIQEKTIPLIMKGRDIIGQAQTGTGKTVAFGIPLVEKVDAGTEAVQGLVITPTRELAVQVAEELNKIGQFKGVRALPIYGGQDINRQIKALKNRSHIIVGTPGRLIDHFKRKTIRLEQVQITILDEADEMLNMGFIEDVQTILRHIPNLRQILLFSATMPEPIRNLAQQFMQNPELISITTKEVTVANTEQNYIEVKENEKFDVLCRLLDIQSPDLAIVFGRTKRRVDELSEALTKRGYSSEGLHGDLTQAKRDTVLRHFREGTIEILVATDVAARGLDISGVTHVYNFDIPQDPESYVHRVGRTGRAGKTGLAITFVTPREIGQLKLIEQVIKRRIRRKPVPTLTEAIEGQQRLTVEKLLKAIEAGDNLQYVGLAEELLVEVDSVSLLSAALKLLTKETGVTPVKLTEEPPIWKKVKNKRAFQPADGKKRSGSRSYTRK from the coding sequence ATGCCAACTTTTTATGAACTAAACCTAAGTCACCCTGTGCTTCGGGCTATCTCCAGCATGGGGTTTGAAGAAACTACACCTATTCAGGAAAAGACAATCCCCTTAATAATGAAAGGACGGGATATTATCGGACAGGCCCAGACCGGAACCGGCAAAACAGTCGCTTTTGGCATTCCCTTAGTAGAAAAAGTGGATGCAGGTACAGAAGCTGTCCAAGGGTTAGTTATAACCCCTACCCGGGAATTGGCTGTCCAGGTTGCTGAAGAATTAAATAAAATTGGGCAGTTTAAGGGAGTTCGTGCTTTACCTATTTACGGCGGGCAGGATATTAACCGGCAAATCAAAGCACTTAAAAACCGATCCCACATCATCGTGGGCACTCCAGGGCGCTTAATTGACCACTTCAAAAGAAAAACCATCCGACTTGAGCAGGTGCAAATAACTATTTTAGATGAAGCCGATGAGATGTTAAATATGGGGTTCATTGAGGATGTGCAGACAATTCTGCGGCATATCCCTAATCTGCGGCAAATATTGCTTTTCTCTGCCACAATGCCTGAACCCATTCGGAATTTAGCTCAGCAGTTTATGCAGAATCCTGAGTTAATTAGTATAACAACAAAAGAAGTGACTGTGGCCAATACGGAGCAAAACTATATCGAAGTTAAAGAAAACGAGAAATTTGATGTTCTATGCCGGTTGCTGGACATTCAATCCCCGGATTTGGCAATTGTGTTTGGCAGAACCAAACGGAGGGTTGATGAACTATCGGAAGCCTTGACAAAGCGCGGGTATTCCTCTGAAGGCCTTCATGGTGATTTGACTCAGGCTAAGCGAGACACCGTATTAAGGCATTTTAGGGAAGGCACGATCGAGATACTGGTCGCAACTGATGTGGCAGCCAGGGGGTTGGATATCAGCGGGGTTACTCATGTTTATAATTTTGACATTCCACAGGATCCGGAAAGCTATGTGCACCGAGTTGGCCGCACCGGGAGGGCGGGTAAAACAGGCTTGGCTATAACTTTCGTAACTCCCAGGGAGATCGGGCAATTGAAACTAATTGAACAGGTAATAAAACGCAGAATAAGACGTAAACCTGTTCCTACACTAACAGAGGCCATAGAAGGTCAGCAGCGATTAACTGTAGAGAAGTTGCTGAAGGCAATTGAAGCGGGAGATAATCTGCAATATGTAGGGCTGGCTGAGGAATTGTTAGTGGAAGTCGATTCTGTTTCTCTTTTATCCGCCGCTTTAAAACTGCTGACAAAAGAAACTGGCGTTACTCCGGTGAAATTAACTGAAGAACCCCCTATTTGGAAGAAGGTAAAAAATAAGAGGGCTTTCCAGCCGGCGGATGGTAAAAAACGCTCGGGAAGTAGATCCTATACGCGTAAGTAG